GCCCGCGATGTAAGCCCGATTTTGTAACCGATTGTGCGCCGTCCTTCCTTACCCTTGAGTTCAAGCCAAGCGGTTTGGATCGCGTAGCCATCGTCCATGCACATTTCCGAATGACTTTTGGAGATCTGCGGAATGCGCTTCTTGGTTTTCTCGGCCTCGTGCAAGGAGGCCGCGATGCTGGAGATTTCTTCGGGCGTAAAGGGCATAGGAGTGACCTCGCTGTGGGCGTTCAGACGGAAGCAAGCTGCTTGCGTGCTTCGGTTACGACGACGCGACCGGCCAGCAGAAAGTTGAGGTCGCCGACGAGGGTGATGAAACGGAACCCCATTTGCGCCGTGCGTCTGGCGAAGGCGGGCGATGCGGTGTGGATGCCTGCGGTGAGGCCGTGGTGCCGGCATGCCGCGACGATCCGCTCATACGCCGCGATCATCGCGGGCTCGGCCTTGTCGAAACCCTGCGATCCGCCCAGAGCCAGCGACAGATCGGACGGTCCGACATACAATCCGTCGAGGCCCTCGACGGCCGCTATTTCCTCGACGCGGTCGAGCGCCTCGCGCGTCTCGATCATCGCGAATTTGAGAATCTCTTTGTCAGCATGTCCGCCGTAGTCGAAGCCGGCGTAGATCATTGCCCGCGTCGCACCCGAACTGCGACATCCAAGCGGTGGATAGCGGCATGCGGAAACAAAGCGCGCGGCTTCTTCGGGAGAGCTCACGAGGGGACAGATGACGCCCATTGCGCCCGCATCGAGCGCCTGGCCGATCAGCACCGGATCATTGCCCGCGAGGCGGACCATGGGCGTGAGGTCGAAGCGGCAGACCGCCTGGAGCATCGCCACCATCTCGGGATACCCGATGATGCCGTGCTGCGCATCGATGGTCAGTGCGTCCCAGCCGAGCGATCCCATGATCTCGGCGACGAATGCGCCGGGCACCACGGACCAGCCGTTCAAGACCGTTTTTCCTTCGGAAAGCAACGTTCGGACGCGAATAGCCTTCATGGTGACCTTCCGAGGATTTGGACTGCACTCAGGAATTTTCCGAGTGAAGATTCGGGCTTTCTGCCCGTTATCTGGGCTACTCTGTGCAACGTCCGGGTCTCCGGTTCAAGAAAAAAGTGACTACACTCATTTTTTGTTTGACTTGAGTATGCAGCCGGCTTAATTCGAGGGCAGGGAAGAAAAACAACAGGAACGGGCCGTGGCGCACACTGCCGTCAGTCGTCGTGAGCAGAACAAGCTCGAAAAGCGAGCCCGCATCATCGCGGCGGCCCGCGCGCTGTTCGCTCACAAAGGCTTCGACGCGACGACCACCCAGGAGGTCGCGTATGCCGCCAATGTCGCCGTCGGCACCGTCTTCATCTACGCCAAGACCAAAGAAGACCTTCTCATTCAGGTCTTCCACGAGGAAATGGTCGAGATGGTGGAGCGCGCCTATCAGGCTGCGCGTCTGAAAAAGACGCTGATCGATCAGTTCACGACCTTTTTCCAAACGCTCGTCGCGTATCACGAGCGTGACCGGTCCCTTGCTCAGGCTCTCATGCGCCAGCTTGGCTACGTGCAGAACGACGAGCAGCGCGCCGCCGTTACCGATCTGATGAACGGACTGTTGCGGCGTCTCGCGATGCTCATCGACGGTGCAAAAGTACGCGGCGAAGTCGCGGAATCCACGGCTCTCATGGCCGGAGCACAAGCCGTCTTCGCCATCTATTACCACGCGCTCGGAATGCTTCTGAATGGCTATATCGACCGCGAGCGGTTTGATCGGGACCTGCCAAGGCAGTTGTTGGTGCTGATGGCAGGGCTCCGATGACGTAGACGCAAGCGGGGCCTGAAGCTCCGTGAACACCAACTATAGAAACGCACAGCTGGGCGACCATGGTCGCCGGGAAGGAAGAGACATGTCCGCGCGGACCGGAAAACAGTTTCTCGAAGGCCTGAAGCCGCCCCGAAGCATTTGGGTCGGGACCGAGAAGGTGGCAGATGTCACCAGCCATCCCGCGTTCGCGGGCGGCGCGCGGGAGCTTGCCGCGATCTTCGATCTTCAGCACCAGGAGGCGGATCGCTGCCTTGTGCCGGACCCCGAGACCGGCGAGCCGATCAACGCCAGCCATATCGTGCCGCGCTCGCGCGACGATCTGTTCAAACGCCACGTGGCGCTGGAAGTCACGGCCGAGCGCAGCGTCGGCCTGATGGGTCGCACGCCCGACTATATGAACGTCACCTTTGCAGGCTTCGCCGCGCGTCCGGACGAGTGGTCCGCCGGCGGCAACGAGCAGGGTGCGGAAAACCTCGTTGCCTATCAGAAGGCGATGCGGCGGAACGACTGGTCCCTCACGCATACCATCATCCATCCGACGACAGACAAGGCCCAGGGCGACGTCCCCCGAGCGGGCAACGACGTGGCTCTGCACAAGGTCGGCGAGACGGAGCACGGTATCGTCGTGCGGGGCTCCCGCATCCTCGCAACGCTGGCGCCGTTCGCGGACGAGATGGCGGTGTATCCCGGCCATCCGTTGCCCGAGGGCGCGGACGCCTATGCGCTGGCCTTCTCCATTCCGATGACGACGCCGGGGCTCAAGCTCATCTGCCGCGACAGCTATTCTGCGCCGACGAACGCCTACGACCATCCGCTCTCGGGCCGGTTCGACGAGCAGGATGCGTTCGTCATCTTCGACGACGTTGAAGTCCCAAAGGATCGCCTCTTCATCAACGCAACCCTCGCCGCCTACAACCAGGTCATGCGCACGTCGTGGTCGCCCAATATCATGCAGCAGACCATGATCCGGGCGCAGACGAAGCTCGAATTCGCCTGGGGACTCGCGAACCGCATGCTGCAAAGCATCAACGGCAAGCAACCGGCGAATGCCGAAATGCTCGGCGAAATCTGGACATTCTGCGAGTTCGCCCGCGCCGCGATCTACGCCTCCGAGATGCAGGCGCAGGAATCGCCCGCGGGCACCTGGTTCCCAGACGTTCGTCCGCTGCACGCCTTGCGGTCGACACTTCCGTTCTGGTTTCCGAGGGTGAACGAAATCATTCGGCTGCTGGGCTCGCACAACATGTTCGCCGCTCCGACTCAGACCCAAATGCAGGATCCTGAGTTGAAGCCGCTGCTCGACAAGTATCTGCGGGGCGCGAAGGACGTGACCGCCGAGGATCGCGTGCGCGTGTTCCGGCTCGCGTGGGATTTCGTCGGCAGTGCGCTCGCAAGCCGCAACGAGCAGTACGAGCGGTTCTATCTCGCCTCCGGCGCGCGCAACCGCCAGATGGCGGAGATGTTTGGCGATTCCACACGCGCAAACCGGCTCGTCGATCAATTTCTTACCAAGTCCGACGCACCTGCAAGTAAAGGAGGCGAGTCATGTCAGAAGGCCGCGTAAACGTCGCTGGTGTTGAGATCTCGCCGGACCACTACATCAATGGAAAGCGCGTGAAATCAAAGGACCGGTTTCTGGATCGTTCCCCAATCGACGGCTCGGCACTCGCCGAGATTGCGGCGGGCGGAGAGGCGGAAGCCGAGATCGCGGTTGCAGCAGCACGCCGGGCGTTTCCGGCCTGGGCGGCGCTGGGGCCGGAAGGCCGCGCGCCGATCCTGCGCCGCTTCGCCGCCGGCATCCAGGCACGCGTCGCCCAGCTTGCGGCGGTGGAGACGCTCGACAACGGCTCGCTTCTTGCCGGCAACCAGCACCGTGTCGTGCCGCGGGCGGCGCTCAATCTCTCCTATTTTGCGGAACACGCTTTGACGCTGCCTGGGCACACCATCGACTCGCCGGAAGTCGTGAACCACGTCCATTACGATCCGGCTGGTGTCGCCGTGCTGGTGACGCCTTGGAACGCGCCGCTGATGCTGACCACCTGGAAGGTCGGCCCGGCGCTCGCGGCCGGCAACACCATCGTGATCAAGCCACCGGAATGGGCACCGCTCACCTGTTCGCTGCTCGCCGACATCGCGGATGAGGCGGGTCTTCCAGCGGGCGTCCTCAATGTCGTGCAAGGCATTGGCGAAGACGCTGGTGCCGCCCTCGCGCAGCGCCTCGATGTCGACCGCATCAGCTTCACCGGCTCGACCGCAACCGCGCAGCTCATCGGCAAGGCCGCCGCGCACAGCATCACGCCCGTCAGCATGGAGCTGGGCGGCAAGTCGCCCTTCATCGTCTGCGCGGATGCCGATCTCATGGCTGCTGCCCAGACAGTGGCCGGCCAGTACGTCAATGCCGGCCAAGTCTGCCTCGCCGGC
The nucleotide sequence above comes from Rhizomicrobium sp.. Encoded proteins:
- a CDS encoding aldolase/citrate lyase family protein; translation: MLSEGKTVLNGWSVVPGAFVAEIMGSLGWDALTIDAQHGIIGYPEMVAMLQAVCRFDLTPMVRLAGNDPVLIGQALDAGAMGVICPLVSSPEEAARFVSACRYPPLGCRSSGATRAMIYAGFDYGGHADKEILKFAMIETREALDRVEEIAAVEGLDGLYVGPSDLSLALGGSQGFDKAEPAMIAAYERIVAACRHHGLTAGIHTASPAFARRTAQMGFRFITLVGDLNFLLAGRVVVTEARKQLASV
- a CDS encoding TetR/AcrR family transcriptional regulator produces the protein MAHTAVSRREQNKLEKRARIIAAARALFAHKGFDATTTQEVAYAANVAVGTVFIYAKTKEDLLIQVFHEEMVEMVERAYQAARLKKTLIDQFTTFFQTLVAYHERDRSLAQALMRQLGYVQNDEQRAAVTDLMNGLLRRLAMLIDGAKVRGEVAESTALMAGAQAVFAIYYHALGMLLNGYIDRERFDRDLPRQLLVLMAGLR
- a CDS encoding 4-hydroxyphenylacetate 3-hydroxylase N-terminal domain-containing protein; this translates as MSARTGKQFLEGLKPPRSIWVGTEKVADVTSHPAFAGGARELAAIFDLQHQEADRCLVPDPETGEPINASHIVPRSRDDLFKRHVALEVTAERSVGLMGRTPDYMNVTFAGFAARPDEWSAGGNEQGAENLVAYQKAMRRNDWSLTHTIIHPTTDKAQGDVPRAGNDVALHKVGETEHGIVVRGSRILATLAPFADEMAVYPGHPLPEGADAYALAFSIPMTTPGLKLICRDSYSAPTNAYDHPLSGRFDEQDAFVIFDDVEVPKDRLFINATLAAYNQVMRTSWSPNIMQQTMIRAQTKLEFAWGLANRMLQSINGKQPANAEMLGEIWTFCEFARAAIYASEMQAQESPAGTWFPDVRPLHALRSTLPFWFPRVNEIIRLLGSHNMFAAPTQTQMQDPELKPLLDKYLRGAKDVTAEDRVRVFRLAWDFVGSALASRNEQYERFYLASGARNRQMAEMFGDSTRANRLVDQFLTKSDAPASKGGESCQKAA
- a CDS encoding aldehyde dehydrogenase; its protein translation is MKSKDRFLDRSPIDGSALAEIAAGGEAEAEIAVAAARRAFPAWAALGPEGRAPILRRFAAGIQARVAQLAAVETLDNGSLLAGNQHRVVPRAALNLSYFAEHALTLPGHTIDSPEVVNHVHYDPAGVAVLVTPWNAPLMLTTWKVGPALAAGNTIVIKPPEWAPLTCSLLADIADEAGLPAGVLNVVQGIGEDAGAALAQRLDVDRISFTGSTATAQLIGKAAAHSITPVSMELGGKSPFIVCADADLMAAAQTVAGQYVNAGQVCLAGTRVLVEEPIADVFLGHLREAVAHMTVGDPREATTRVGPLIHPEHFERVQGFVARARKEGVELLWGGERHDQGELYFQPTLIAGARRDQEIFQSEVFGPVLTWNTFRSDDEVIEIANATKYGLAATLFTGNEARAIRIASGVVAGTVWVNCFFVRELAAPFGGARHSGIGREGGTWSFDFYCDIKNVAVRKGSFAQAGG